A part of Desulforegulaceae bacterium genomic DNA contains:
- a CDS encoding MarR family transcriptional regulator, with protein sequence MENWDKLLDELIDYWETLFYKLKDADNSASAVLESQLSEQELKVIIFLGKNGDERMKDIAEHMNLVVSSLTSIADKLVEKKFVERKRSEADRRIVRLSLTKKGQSFFSELREIKKMKGREILGLLDNEDKKTYVELMRKMVERSRNA encoded by the coding sequence ATGGAAAATTGGGATAAGCTCCTTGATGAACTTATAGATTATTGGGAGACCCTTTTTTACAAGCTTAAAGACGCTGATAATTCTGCGTCTGCTGTTTTAGAATCCCAATTAAGTGAGCAGGAGCTTAAGGTGATTATTTTTCTTGGGAAAAATGGGGATGAAAGAATGAAAGATATTGCTGAGCACATGAATCTTGTGGTCAGCTCTCTTACTTCAATTGCAGACAAGCTTGTTGAAAAAAAATTTGTTGAAAGAAAACGGTCAGAGGCTGACAGAAGAATTGTAAGACTGTCTCTTACAAAAAAAGGTCAAAGTTTTTTTTCTGAATTAAGAGAAATAAAAAAAATGAAGGGGAGGGAAATTTTAGGTCTTTTAGATAATGAAGATAAGAAAACTTATGTAGAATTAATGAGGAAAATGGTAGAAAGAAGCAGAAACGCTTAG